In Vigna unguiculata cultivar IT97K-499-35 chromosome 3, ASM411807v1, whole genome shotgun sequence, a single genomic region encodes these proteins:
- the LOC114179717 gene encoding UDP-glucose flavonoid 3-O-glucosyltransferase 7-like, which translates to MVVIWEEDMRLNSMEKTMPLKFYFIHVLAAGHMIPLCDIATLFASRGHHVTIITTPSNALTLRKSLPSHPFLRLHTVQFPSQEVALDLPDGIEVTDADQLGKVFHATTTLQTPIQNFVEENPPDCIVADFLFLWVDDLAKNLKIPRLAFNGFSLFTICVLQSSHYPNSLLPHPITLNASPPKELPEFFDKMLETELRSYGLIVNNFAELDGEEYIRYYEKTTGHKAWHLGPVSLISRTPEEKAERGMKSVVSIHECVSWLDSKAENSVVYICFGSLCHFPDKQLYEIACGIEASGHGFIWVVPEKKGKEKERQEEKEKWMPEGFEERNAEKGMVIRGWAPQLVILNHRAVGAFLSHCGWNSIVEAVSGGVPMITWPVHGEQFYNEKLISEVRGIGVEVGAAEWRGTGFGEREMLVCRDSIERGVRRIMDGGDEAQEVRRRAQGYGEKAREAVREGGSSHNNLTALIHDLTRLRDAKLISS; encoded by the coding sequence ATGGTAGTAATATGGGAGGAAGATATGCGATTGAATTCCATGGAGAAAACGATGCCACTCAAATTCTACTTCATTCATGTCCTAGCAGCAGGTCACATGATTCCTCTATGCGACATAGCCACCCTCTTCGCCTCTCGTGGCCACCATGTcaccatcatcaccaccccTTCCAACGCCCTAACTCTCCGCAAATCCCTCCCCTCCCACCCCTTCCTCCGCCTCCACACCGTTCAATTTCCCTCCCAAGAGGTTGCTCTAGATCTCCCCGACGGCATCGAAGTCACCGACGCTGACCAACTCGGCAAGGTCTTCCACGCCACCACCACGCTCCAAACCCCCATCCAGAACTTCGTGGAGGAGAACCCACCTGATTGCATCGTCGCAGACTTTCTATTCCTCTGGGTCGATGACTTGGCCAAAAACCTTAAAATCCCTAGACTTGCCTTCAACGGCTTTTCCCTCTTCACCATCTGCGTCCTACAGTCCTCCCACTATCCCAATTCTCTTCTCCCTCACCCCATCACCCTCAACGCATCACCGCCGAAGGAGTTGCCCGAATTCTTTGATAAGATGCTGGAGACGGAGCTCAGAAGCTACGGCCTAATCGTGAACAACTTCGCGGAGCTCGACGGAGAAGAGTACATCCGCTACTATGAGAAAACGACGGGGCACAAGGCTTGGCATCTTGGGCCGGTCTCTCTCATATCGAGAACCCCTGAAGAGAAAGCAGAGAGGGGCATGAAGAGCGTGGTGAGTATACATGAGTGCGTGAGTTGGCTTGACTCCAAGGCAGAAAACTCGGTGGTATACATATGTTTTGGGAGCCTTTGTCATTTCCCGGATAAACAGCTTTATGAGATTGCATGCGGGATTGAAGCGTCGGGTCATGGGTTCATATGGGTGGTGCCGGAGAAGAAGGGGAAGGAGAAGGAGAGGcaggaggagaaggagaagtGGATGCCGGAGGGGTTTGAAGAGAGGAATGCAGAGAAGGGGATGGTTATCAGGGGGTGGGCTCCACAGTTGGTCATCCTGAACCACCGTGCCGTTGGAGCATTCTTGAGTCACTGCGGGTGGAATTCCATCGTGGAGGCGGTGAGTGGTGGCGTCCCGATGATTACGTGGCCGGTGCATGGAGAACAATTCTACAACGAGAAGCTGATAAGCGAGGTGAGGGGAATTGGGGTGGAGGTGGGCGCAGCAGAGTGGAGAGGCACAGGGTTTGGTGAGAGAGAGATGTTGGTGTGCAGAGACAGCATTGAGAGAGGTGTGAGGCGGATAATGGACGGTGGTGATGAAGCGCAAGAGGTGAGACGGCGTGCACAAGGGTATGGGGAAAAGGCGCGTGAAGCCGTCAGAGAAGGAGGTTCATCTCACAACAATTTAACGGCCCTCATTCATGATCTTACACGGCTCAGGGATGCCAAGCTTATCTCATCATGA
- the LOC114176882 gene encoding UDP-glucose flavonoid 3-O-glucosyltransferase 7-like, protein MDVEDHPLKLYFIPYLAAGHMIPLCDIAQFFASRGHHVTVITTPSNAQHLKPSHNFRLHTLQFPSQEVGLPDGVENLTGVTDIYNSYKIYTATMLLRQSIESFLEQDPPDCVVADFLYPWVHDLANKLRIPRLVFNGFSLFSICAMESVKTLSIHATGPFAIPDFPHHITLRSSPPKDSREFIEPLLAMALKSDGFIINNFVELDGEEYLSHYERTTGHKAWHLGPACLARRTALEKAERGAKSVLSMQECVSWLDSKQVNSVVYISFGSLCYFPDKQLYEIACAIEASGYGFIWVVPEKKEKEEEKEEEKEKWLPKGFEERNGEKGIIIRGWAPQVLILNHPAVGAFLTHCGWNSTVESVAAGVPMVTWPVHSDQFYNEKLITQVRGIGVEVGADEWNLSAFFESEKLVDRACIEKAMRRIMDGADESLLIRRRAKEFGKTAIQAVQEGGSSFNNLTALIDYLKQLRNSKPE, encoded by the coding sequence ATGGACGTAGAAGATCACCCACTCAAGCTTTACTTCATCCCCTACCTCGCAGCGGGTCACATGATACCTCTCTGCGACATAGCCCAATTCTTCGCCTCACGCGGCCATCACGTCACCGTCATCACCACCCCTTCCAACGCCCAACACCTTAAACCATCCCATAACTTCCGTCTCCACACCCTCCAATTCCCTTCCCAAGAAGTAGGCCTGCCCGACGGAGTCGAAAACCTGACCGGCGTCACCGACATCTACAATTCCTATAAAATCTACACGGCCACCATGCTGCTCCGCCAATCCATCGAGAGTTTCCTGGAGCAGGACCCACCGGATTGCGTCGTCGCCGATTTTCTATACCCCTGGGTCCATGACTTGGCAAACAAGCTTCGCATCCCCAGGCTCGTTTTCAACGGATTCTCCCTCTTTTCCATTTGCGCCATGGAGTCCGTCAAAACGCTCAGCATCCATGCCACCGGTCCCTTTGCCATTCCCGATTTCCCTCACCACATCACCTTGAGATCATCTCCGCCCAAGGACTCGCGGGAATTCATAGAACCTCTGCTCGCGATGGCGCTCAAAAGCGATGGTTTCATTATCAACAACTTCGTCGAGCTTGATGGCGAAGAGTACCTCAGCCACTACGAGAGAACTACTGGGCACAAGGCCTGGCACCTCGGGCCAGCGTGTCTTGCTCGTAGAACCGCTCTGGAGAAAGCGGAGAGAGGGGCAAAGAGCGTGCTGAGTATGCAGGAGTGTGTGAGTTGGCTTGACTCGAAGCAGGTGAACTCGGTTGTGTACATAAGTTTTGGTTCCCTCTGCTATTTCCCGGATAAACAGCTTTACGAGATTGCATGCGCTATAGAAGCGTCGGGTTATGGATTCATATGGGTGGTTCcggagaagaaagaaaaggaagaggagaaggaagaagagaaagagaaatggCTACCGAAGGGGTTTGAGGAGAGGAATGGAGAGAAGGGGATTATTATCAGAGGCTGGGCTCCACAGGTTCTTATCCTGAACCATCCCGCTGTTGGCGCGTTCCTTACGCACTGTGGGTGGAACTCCACCGTGGAAAGCGTAGCGGCTGGTGTTCCCATGGTTACGTGGCCCGTTCACAGCGACCAGTTCTACAATGAAAAGTTAATAACGCAGGTGCGGGGGATTGGGGTGGAGGTGGGCGCAGACGAGTGGAACCTCTCTGCTTTCTTCGAGAGTGAAAAGCTTGTGGACAGAGCTTGCATAGAGAAGGCTATGAGGAGGATCATGGACGGCGCTGATGAATCCTTGCTAATCAGACGGCGAGCAAAAGAGTTTGGGAAAACTGCCATACAAGCTGTTCAAGAGGGTGGCTCATCGTTCAACAATTTAACGGCCTTGATTGATTATCTCAAACAACTGAGAAACTCTAAGCCAGAGTGA